Proteins from a genomic interval of Callospermophilus lateralis isolate mCalLat2 chromosome 1, mCalLat2.hap1, whole genome shotgun sequence:
- the Pitpnm2 gene encoding membrane-associated phosphatidylinositol transfer protein 2 isoform X2, with protein MIIKEYRIPLPMTVEEYRIAQLYMIQKKSRNETYGEGSGVEILENRPYTDGPGGSGQYTHKVYHVGMHIPGWFRSILPKAALRVVEESWNAYPYTRTRFTCPFVEKFSIDIETFYKTDAGENPDVFSLSPVEKNQLMTDFIDIVKDPVPPNEYKAEEDPKLFQSTKTHRGPLSDNWIEEYKKQLLPLMCAYKLCKVEFRYWGMQSKIERFIHDTGLRRVMVRAHRQAWCWQDEWYGLSMENIRELEREAQLMLSRKMAQFSEDEGATELAKDQDTQDQASGVPPEPSSSHGEPLVGRGLKKQWSTSSKSSRSSKRGASPSRHSISEWRMQSIARDSDESSDDEFFDAHEDLSDSEEMFPKDITKWSSNDLMDTIESPEPEDTQESLYGQSSPEFRVASSVEQLNIIEDEVSQPLAAPPSKIHVLLLVLHGGTILDTGTGDPSSKQGDANTIANVFDTVMRVHYPSALGHLAIRLVPCPPVCADAFALVSNLSPYSHDEGYLSSSQDHIPLAALPLLATSSPQYQEAVATVIQRANLAYGDFIKSQEGVTFSGQVCLIGDCVGGILAFDALCHSNQPVSESQSSSRRGSVVSVQDAELLSPGTPGNAAHGSSGSGGGGSSLESSRHLSRSSTDIPRSTGAEDSRRQLPRKRSDSSTYELDTIQQHQAFLSSLHASVLRNEPGSRRSSSSTMLDGAGALGKFDFEIADLFLFGCPLGLVLALRKTVIPALDVFQLRPACQQVYNLFHPADPSASRLEPLLERRFHALPPCSIPRYQRYPLGDGCSTLLVETVQRNPELVLEGGPLAPLPHGDGFLETSIPVPALTWQDGPRQNLGCAEYALQTHNVVFQEHAAPSSPGTAPTSRGYRRASEISIASQVSGLAESYTASSIAQKAPSALSHTPSIRRLSLLALPSPPPATPGPYPRASPSLDRAPFLLGVDIGEVAAKWWGQKRIDYALYCPDALTAFPTVALPHLFHASYWESTDVVSFLLRQVMRHDSSSILELDGKEVSVFTPSQPREKWQRKRTHVKLRNVTANHRISDAVANEDGPQVVTGRFMYGPLDMVTLTGEKVDVHIMMQPPSGEWLYLDTLVTNSSGRVSYTIPETHRLGVGVYPIKMVVRGDHTFADSYITVLPKGTEFVVFSIDGSFAASVSIMGSDPKVRAGAVDVVRHWQDLGYLIIYVTGRPDMQKQRVVAWLAQHNFPHGVVSFCDGLVHDPLRHKANFLKLLISELHLRVHAAYGSTKDVAVYSSISLSPMQIYIVGRPTKKLQQQCQFITDGYAAHLAQLKYNHRARPARNTATRMALRKGSFGLPGQGDFLRSRNHLLRTISAQPSGPSRLERTQGQVDCEQRGQRSMSMAASCWGRTMTGRLDPGTATGPK; from the exons AAGAAAAGCCGAAATGAGACCTACGGTGAGGGCAGCGGCGTGGAGATCCTGGAGAACCGGCCGTACACAGACGGCCCTGGCGGCTCAGGCCAGTACACACACAAGGTGTACCACGTGGGCATGCACATCCCCGGCTGGTTCCGCTCCATCCTGCCCAAGGCAGCCCTGCGGGTGGTGGAGGAGTCCTGGAACGCCTACCCCTACACACGAACCAG GTTCACCTGCCCTTTCGTGGAGAAGTTTTCCATCGACATCGAAACCTTTTATAAAACCGACGCTGGGGAGAACCCGGACGTCTTCAGCCTGTCTCCTGTGGAAAAGAACCAGCTGATGACAG ACTTCATTGACATCGTCAAGGACCCTGTGCCGCCCAACGAGTACAAGGCTGAAGAGGACCCCAAGCTGTTCCAGTCGACCAAGACCCACCGCGGGCCACTGTCCGACAACTGGATCGAGGAGTACAAGAAGCAGCTGCTGCCCCTCATGTGTGCCTACAAGCTCTGCAAGGTGGAGTTCCGCTACTGGGGCATGCAGTCCAAGATCGAGAGGTTCATCCACGACACCG GCCTGCGGCGGGTCATGGTGCGGGCCCACAGGCAGGCCTGGTGCTGGCAGGATGAGTGGTACGGGCTGAGCATGGAGAACATCCGGGAGCTGGAGAGGGAGGCGCAGCTCATGCTGTCCCGCAAGATGGCCCAGTTCAGTGAGGACGAGGGGGCTACCGAGCTCGCCAAGGACCAGGACACCCAGGACCAGGCATCCGGGGTGCCCCCTGAGCCCAGCAGCAGCCACGGGGAGCCCCTGGTGGGGCGTGGCCTGAAGAAGCAGTGGTCCACGTCCTCTAAATCGTCACGGTCATCCAAGCGGGGAG CCAGCCCTTCCCGCCACAGCATCTCGGAGTGGAGGATGCAGAGTATTGCCAGGGACTCTGACGAGAGCTCAGATGACGAGTTCTTTGATGCCCATG AGGACCTGTCTGACTCGGAGGAGATGTTCCCCAAGGACATCACCAAGTGGAGCTCCAACGACCTCATGGACACCATTGAGAGCCCAGAGCCAGAGGACACACAGG AGAGTCTGTACGGCCAGAGCAGCCCAGAGTTCAGGGTGGCCTCCAGCGTGGAGCAGCTGAACATCATTGAG GACGAAGTCAGCCAGCCACTGGCTGCACCGCCCTCCAAGATCCACGTGCTGCTGCTGGTGCTGCACGGAGGCACCATCCTGGACACGGGCACCGGGGACCCCAGCTCTAAGCAGGGAGATGCCAACACCATCGCCAACGTGTTTGACACCGTCATGCGTGTGCACTACCCCAGCGCCCTGGGCCACCTTGCCATCCGCCTGGTGCCCTGCCCCCCTGTCTGCGCTGACGCCTTCGCCCTCGTCTCCAA CCTCAGTCCCTACAGCCACGATGAGGGCTACCTGTCCAGCAGTCAGGACCACATCCCCCTGGCCGCCCTGCCTCTGCTGGCCACTTCCTCACCTCAGTACCAGGAGGCAGTTGCCACAGTGATTCAGAGGGCCAACCTGGCCTACGGGGACTTCATCAAGTCCCAAGAGGGCGTGACCTTCAGTGGGCAG GTCTGCCTGATTGGGGACTGTGTTGGGGGCATCCTGGCATTTGATGCCTTGTGCCACAGCAACCAGCCAGTGTCTGAGAGTCAGAGCAGCAGCCGCCGCGGCAGTGTGGTCAGCGTGCAG GATGCTGAGCTGCTGTCCCCGGGCACCCCGGGGAATGCAGCCCACGGCTCCAGTGGCAGTGGCGGCGGTGGCTCCAGCCTGGAGAGCAGCCGGCACCTAAGCCGAAGCAGCACCGACATCCCCCGCAGCACTGGTGCCGAGGACTCCAGAAGGCAGCTGCCCCGCAAGAGGAGCGACTCGTCCACCTACGAGCTGGACACCATCCAGCAGCACCAGGCCTTCCTGTCCAG CCTGCATGCCAGTGTGCTGAGGAACGAGCCTGGCTCCCGCCGCTCGAGCAGCTCCACCATGCTGGATGGCGCCGGCGCCCTGGGCAAGTTTGACTTTGAAATCGCAGATCTCTTCCTCTTCGGGTGCCCCCTGGGGCTGGTCCTGGCTTTACGGAAAACCGTCATTCCTGCCCTGGATG TTTTCCAGCTGCGGCCAGCCTGCCAGCAAGTCTACAACCTTTTCCACCCTGCTGACCCCTCGGCCTCCCGCCTGGAGCCCCTGCTGGAGCGCCGCTTCCATGCCCTGCCACCCTGCAGCATCCCCCGCTACCAGCGCTACCCGCTGGGGGACGGCTGCTCCACGCTGCTGG TCGAGACCGTGCAGAGAAACCCCGAGCTGGTCCTGGAGGGTGGCCCCCTGGCCCCTCTCCCCCATGGGGACGGCTTCCTGGAAACCAGTATCCCCGTTCCCGCGCTCACCTGGCAAGATGGGCCCCGCCAGAACCTGGGCTGTGCCGAGT ATGCACTCCAGACTCACAACGTGGTCTTCCAAGAGCATGCAGCCCCCTCGTCGCCCGGCACGGCCCCCACCAGCCGCGGCTACCGCAGAGCCAGCGAGATCAGCATCGCCAGCCAGGTGTCAGGCCTGGCCGAGAGCTACACAGCGTCCAGCATCGCCCAGA AGGCCCCCTCAGCGCTCAGCCACACCCCCAGCATCAGGCGCCTGTCCCTGCTTGCCCTGCCCTCCCCACCCCCTGCCACCCCAGGGCCCTACCCCCGGGCGAGCCCCAGCCTGGACAGGGCCCCCTTCCTCCTTGGCGTGGACATCGGAGAAG TTGCTGCTAAATGGTGGGGCCAGAAGCGGATCGACTATGCCCTGTACTGCCCGGACGCCCTCACGGCCTTCCCCACAGTGGCCCTGCCCCACCTCTTCCATGCTAGCTACTGGGAGTCAACGgatgtggtgtccttcctactcaGACAG GTCATGAGGCACGACAGCTCCAGCATCTTGGAGCTGGATGGCAAGGAGGTGTCGGTGTTCACCCCCTCACAGCCCAGAGAGAAGTGGCAGCGCAAGAGGACACATGTGAAGCTGCGG AACGTGACGGCCAACCACCGGATCAGTGACGCAGTTGCCAACGAGGACGGCCCACAAGTTGTGACAGGCCGGTTCATGTATGGGCCCCTGGACATGGTCACCCTGACCGGGGAGAAG GTGGACGTGCACATCATGATGCAGCCACCCTCGGGTGAGTGGCTATACCTGGACACACTGGTGACCAACAGCAGTGGGCGTGTCTCCTACACGATCCCTGAGACACACCGGCTGGGAGTGGGAGTCTACCCCATCAAGATGGTGGTCAG GGGAGACCACACGTTTGCTGACAGCTACATCACTGTGCTGCCCAAGGGCACGGAGTTTGTGGTCTTCAGCATCGACGGCTCCTTTGCCGCCAGCGTGTCCATCATGGGCAGCGACCCCAAGGTGCGGGCCGGGGCCGTGGATGTGGTGCG GCACTGGCAGGACCTGGGCTACCTCATCATCTATGTGACGGGCCGGCCGGATATGCAGAAGCAGCGGGTGGTGGCGTGGCTGGCCCAGCACAACTTCCCCCATGGCGTGGTGTCCTTCTGTGACGGCCTGGTGCACGACCCACTGCGGCACAAGGCCAACTTCTTGAAGTTGCTCATCTCTGAG CTGCACCTGCGCGTGCATGCGGCGTACGGTTCCACGAAGGACGTGGCGGTCTACAGCTCCATCAGCCTGTCCCCCATGCAGATCTACATTGTGGGCCGGCCCACCAAGAAGCTGCAGCAGCAGTGCCAG TTCATCACGGATGGCTACGCAGCCCACCTGGCCCAGCTCAAGTACAACCACCGGGCACGGCCAGCCCGCAACACCGCCACCCGCATGGCACTACGGAAGGGCAGCTTCGGCCTTCCTGGCCAGGGGGACTTCCTGCGTTCCCGGAACCACCTGCTCCGCACCATCTCAGCTCAGCCCAGCGGCCCCAGCCGACTCGAGCGGACGCAGGGCCAGGTAGACTGTGAACAGCGAGGCCAGCGCAGCATGAGCATGGCGGCCAGCTGCTGGGGCCGCACCATGACAGGCCGGCTTGATCCAGGGACAGCCACGGGCCCCAAGTAG
- the Pitpnm2 gene encoding membrane-associated phosphatidylinositol transfer protein 2 isoform X4, giving the protein MIIKEYRIPLPMTVEEYRIAQLYMIQKKSRNETYGEGSGVEILENRPYTDGPGGSGQYTHKVYHVGMHIPGWFRSILPKAALRVVEESWNAYPYTRTRFTCPFVEKFSIDIETFYKTDAGENPDVFSLSPVEKNQLMTDFIDIVKDPVPPNEYKAEEDPKLFQSTKTHRGPLSDNWIEEYKKQLLPLMCAYKLCKVEFRYWGMQSKIERFIHDTGLRRVMVRAHRQAWCWQDEWYGLSMENIRELEREAQLMLSRKMAQFSEDEGATELAKDQDTQDQASGVPPEPSSSHGEPLVGRGLKKQWSTSSKSSRSSKRGASPSRHSISEWRMQSIARDSDESSDDEFFDAHEDLSDSEEMFPKDITKWSSNDLMDTIESPEPEDTQESLYGQSSPEFRVASSVEQLNIIEDEVSQPLAAPPSKIHVLLLVLHGGTILDTGTGDPSSKQGDANTIANVFDTVMRVHYPSALGHLAIRLVPCPPVCADAFALVSNLSPYSHDEGYLSSSQDHIPLAALPLLATSSPQYQEAVATVIQRANLAYGDFIKSQEGVTFSGQVCLIGDCVGGILAFDALCHSNQPVSESQSSSRRGSVVSVQVHPGPRRSQGSTSQNP; this is encoded by the exons AAGAAAAGCCGAAATGAGACCTACGGTGAGGGCAGCGGCGTGGAGATCCTGGAGAACCGGCCGTACACAGACGGCCCTGGCGGCTCAGGCCAGTACACACACAAGGTGTACCACGTGGGCATGCACATCCCCGGCTGGTTCCGCTCCATCCTGCCCAAGGCAGCCCTGCGGGTGGTGGAGGAGTCCTGGAACGCCTACCCCTACACACGAACCAG GTTCACCTGCCCTTTCGTGGAGAAGTTTTCCATCGACATCGAAACCTTTTATAAAACCGACGCTGGGGAGAACCCGGACGTCTTCAGCCTGTCTCCTGTGGAAAAGAACCAGCTGATGACAG ACTTCATTGACATCGTCAAGGACCCTGTGCCGCCCAACGAGTACAAGGCTGAAGAGGACCCCAAGCTGTTCCAGTCGACCAAGACCCACCGCGGGCCACTGTCCGACAACTGGATCGAGGAGTACAAGAAGCAGCTGCTGCCCCTCATGTGTGCCTACAAGCTCTGCAAGGTGGAGTTCCGCTACTGGGGCATGCAGTCCAAGATCGAGAGGTTCATCCACGACACCG GCCTGCGGCGGGTCATGGTGCGGGCCCACAGGCAGGCCTGGTGCTGGCAGGATGAGTGGTACGGGCTGAGCATGGAGAACATCCGGGAGCTGGAGAGGGAGGCGCAGCTCATGCTGTCCCGCAAGATGGCCCAGTTCAGTGAGGACGAGGGGGCTACCGAGCTCGCCAAGGACCAGGACACCCAGGACCAGGCATCCGGGGTGCCCCCTGAGCCCAGCAGCAGCCACGGGGAGCCCCTGGTGGGGCGTGGCCTGAAGAAGCAGTGGTCCACGTCCTCTAAATCGTCACGGTCATCCAAGCGGGGAG CCAGCCCTTCCCGCCACAGCATCTCGGAGTGGAGGATGCAGAGTATTGCCAGGGACTCTGACGAGAGCTCAGATGACGAGTTCTTTGATGCCCATG AGGACCTGTCTGACTCGGAGGAGATGTTCCCCAAGGACATCACCAAGTGGAGCTCCAACGACCTCATGGACACCATTGAGAGCCCAGAGCCAGAGGACACACAGG AGAGTCTGTACGGCCAGAGCAGCCCAGAGTTCAGGGTGGCCTCCAGCGTGGAGCAGCTGAACATCATTGAG GACGAAGTCAGCCAGCCACTGGCTGCACCGCCCTCCAAGATCCACGTGCTGCTGCTGGTGCTGCACGGAGGCACCATCCTGGACACGGGCACCGGGGACCCCAGCTCTAAGCAGGGAGATGCCAACACCATCGCCAACGTGTTTGACACCGTCATGCGTGTGCACTACCCCAGCGCCCTGGGCCACCTTGCCATCCGCCTGGTGCCCTGCCCCCCTGTCTGCGCTGACGCCTTCGCCCTCGTCTCCAA CCTCAGTCCCTACAGCCACGATGAGGGCTACCTGTCCAGCAGTCAGGACCACATCCCCCTGGCCGCCCTGCCTCTGCTGGCCACTTCCTCACCTCAGTACCAGGAGGCAGTTGCCACAGTGATTCAGAGGGCCAACCTGGCCTACGGGGACTTCATCAAGTCCCAAGAGGGCGTGACCTTCAGTGGGCAG GTCTGCCTGATTGGGGACTGTGTTGGGGGCATCCTGGCATTTGATGCCTTGTGCCACAGCAACCAGCCAGTGTCTGAGAGTCAGAGCAGCAGCCGCCGCGGCAGTGTGGTCAGCGTGCAG GTTCACCCTGGGCCCCGAAGAAGCCAGGGGAGTACTTCTCAGAATCCATAG